The following coding sequences lie in one Porphyromonas asaccharolytica DSM 20707 genomic window:
- a CDS encoding glycoside hydrolase family 10 protein gives MPKRLISTLCQSALLLLTLFLFSQCGARKATPRRPHVELPECSISDDAYSVPQLPGAEMRAVWLTSIFGLDWPKVSADTYSGMVRQQESLDKMLDAFVQAGINTVFLQVRLRGDLLYPSSVEPLSPTVSKTGALPNGYDPLQYAIDACHHRGLSVHAWMVVYPLGTNDHVRSLAKQGKGFYAAHPELCLRQGNAWFMDPAQPAVRTHMAQLVRDLVTRYDVDGVHLDYIRYPDGPKKFDDLKSYQRMNPKRLPRMEWREANVTAMIDTLHRTLQEVAPEVALSTACIGKYQQLPKPAPGGYFCKNDVSQDPLVWFQRGIVDFIVPMIYYKDAHFNYYIADWAKRIAPYGPIVAGLGVYRLYDNSRWKLQDIYNQLDTLSHYGLSGVSYYRAEQFLQMYDQLPAERQDQLLLPTRRPAFGAEPRIPFGMAKVEEIVDQGERLTISWSYDLQEPTGHTFNLYYRLYGSHLDCPLVLLGQNLAGRSATISRDFLPEDVLVEFFVEPAAFSGHTGKLSAGALYYNSRELKK, from the coding sequence ATGCCTAAGAGACTTATCTCCACACTTTGTCAGTCAGCACTGCTATTGCTGACGCTGTTCCTCTTTAGCCAGTGCGGTGCACGTAAGGCTACACCACGGCGACCGCATGTCGAGCTACCCGAGTGCAGCATCAGTGATGACGCCTACTCGGTGCCTCAGCTGCCTGGAGCTGAGATGCGCGCTGTGTGGCTCACCTCGATCTTTGGACTAGACTGGCCGAAGGTCTCTGCAGATACTTACTCAGGTATGGTACGGCAGCAGGAGTCGCTCGACAAGATGCTAGATGCCTTTGTGCAGGCGGGGATCAATACGGTCTTCCTACAGGTACGTCTGCGTGGTGACTTGCTCTATCCGAGCAGTGTCGAGCCGCTCTCTCCTACGGTTAGCAAGACGGGTGCGCTGCCCAATGGCTATGATCCCCTCCAGTATGCTATCGATGCGTGTCATCATCGTGGTCTGAGTGTACATGCCTGGATGGTGGTCTATCCACTAGGCACGAATGATCATGTGCGCTCGCTAGCTAAGCAGGGTAAAGGCTTCTACGCAGCACATCCTGAGCTGTGTCTCCGACAGGGCAACGCTTGGTTTATGGATCCCGCGCAGCCCGCTGTACGTACGCACATGGCTCAGCTGGTACGAGACTTAGTCACGCGCTACGATGTGGATGGCGTGCACCTAGACTATATCCGTTACCCCGATGGTCCGAAGAAGTTTGACGATCTCAAGAGCTACCAGCGCATGAACCCCAAGCGACTCCCTCGTATGGAGTGGCGTGAGGCGAATGTGACAGCTATGATCGATACGCTCCACCGTACGCTGCAAGAGGTAGCACCCGAGGTGGCGCTCTCGACAGCTTGCATCGGTAAGTATCAGCAGTTGCCGAAGCCTGCCCCTGGGGGCTACTTCTGCAAGAATGATGTGTCGCAAGATCCGCTCGTCTGGTTTCAGCGGGGCATCGTGGACTTCATCGTGCCGATGATTTATTACAAGGATGCGCACTTCAACTACTATATAGCAGACTGGGCTAAGCGCATCGCGCCCTACGGACCCATCGTAGCTGGACTAGGTGTCTATCGCCTCTATGACAATTCGCGGTGGAAGCTACAAGACATCTACAATCAGCTCGACACATTGTCGCATTATGGACTCTCAGGGGTGAGCTACTACCGAGCTGAGCAGTTCTTGCAGATGTATGATCAGCTACCGGCAGAGCGTCAGGATCAGCTCCTCTTGCCGACACGTCGTCCCGCCTTCGGAGCGGAGCCCCGTATCCCCTTTGGTATGGCAAAGGTTGAGGAGATCGTGGATCAAGGTGAGCGGCTGACTATCTCGTGGAGCTATGACCTCCAGGAGCCGACGGGGCACACCTTCAATCTCTATTACCGTCTCTACGGATCGCATCTCGACTGTCCACTGGTACTACTCGGGCAAAACCTTGCAGGACGCTCGGCGACTATCTCGCGAGACTTCCTACCAGAGGATGTCTTGGTCGAGTTCTTTGTAGAGCCGGCGGCTTTCAGTGGACATACAGGCAAGCTCTCTGCGGGAGCGCTTTACTACAACTCCCGTGAGCTAAAGAAATAG
- a CDS encoding MlaD family protein, translating into MPQKRLIRQTVKIGFFTLLAIVILYLGITYLKGLSLSARSKTYYVAMNDVTGINVATRVFVNGYKVGSVREMKYDYRNNGETILTLTLDPDIKLPQGTQVQVAQTLFSGALVNLVLPEVETGAYINARDTIPMSTRRSAKSLEQLQNEFVPRLSTTLSRMDSVLLQANAILSNPNIEPTLSDVRQSAQHINASSAQLQQSLRSLPSIMGRIDDTSVDVANFASRLDSLQLQETIANLESTSRELKSFTQRLNQSNGTVGRLLNEDGLYNRIDSVTSSLDALIQDIKANPKKYVKLSLF; encoded by the coding sequence ATGCCACAGAAAAGACTCATACGACAGACTGTTAAAATAGGATTCTTCACCCTCTTAGCGATTGTAATCCTATATCTAGGGATCACTTACCTCAAGGGGCTCTCCCTATCGGCTCGCTCTAAGACCTACTATGTCGCTATGAATGATGTGACGGGGATCAATGTGGCTACACGGGTCTTCGTCAATGGCTACAAGGTGGGCTCTGTACGGGAGATGAAGTATGACTACCGCAACAATGGCGAGACGATCCTCACGCTCACGCTAGACCCTGACATCAAGCTACCACAAGGTACACAGGTGCAGGTCGCCCAGACGCTCTTCAGTGGTGCACTGGTCAACCTAGTTCTTCCTGAGGTAGAGACGGGTGCCTATATCAATGCAAGAGACACCATACCTATGTCTACTCGCCGATCTGCCAAGAGCTTGGAGCAGCTACAAAACGAGTTCGTGCCGCGACTCTCTACTACGCTCAGCCGTATGGATAGCGTCTTGCTACAGGCCAACGCGATCCTCTCGAACCCCAACATAGAGCCGACGCTCTCTGATGTACGTCAGTCGGCACAGCATATCAACGCTTCGTCAGCTCAGCTACAGCAATCGCTGCGCTCACTTCCCTCAATTATGGGGCGTATAGACGACACCTCGGTAGATGTGGCAAACTTTGCCTCTAGGCTTGACTCGCTGCAGTTACAAGAGACGATAGCCAATCTAGAGAGTACCTCTCGTGAACTCAAGAGCTTCACCCAGAGGCTCAACCAGTCCAATGGAACCGTCGGCAGGCTCCTCAATGAGGATGGACTCTACAACCGCATCGACAGCG
- the ltrA gene encoding group II intron reverse transcriptase/maturase: MKLIEQILAKNNVREALNRVVSNKGASGIDGMKVEELRDYMNANWTSIKQSILERRYKPAPVRRVEIPKPNGGVRKLGIPTVVDRTLQQSIVQVLTPIFEAEFQENSYGFRPGRSCEQAVQKLLEYLNEGAEWIVDIDLEKFFDNVPQDKLMSYVGRVIHDPDTESLIRKYLKSGVMENGLYEATELGTPQGGNLSPLLSNVMLNELDKEMVRRGLRYVRYADDCVIAVRSEASAKRVMHSVTQWIERVLGLKVNATKTHVCRPSKLKYLGFGFYKSPQTKQWTARPHEDSVAKFVRKLKKLCKRSWSISMTARITMLNRVIRGWINYFAIGAMKGKMVGIDEHLRTMLRKVIWKQWKTPRKRAWGLRKLGICNDLAKLTSCSGDRYEWVVRRTCVVRAISKDVLARRGLVSCLDYYAIRHSLKTN, translated from the coding sequence ATGAAACTAATCGAACAGATACTCGCCAAGAATAATGTACGCGAGGCACTCAATCGTGTTGTGAGCAACAAGGGCGCCTCGGGTATAGACGGTATGAAAGTCGAGGAGCTCCGCGACTATATGAACGCCAATTGGACGAGCATCAAGCAGTCGATCCTAGAGCGTAGGTACAAGCCAGCCCCCGTACGGAGGGTTGAGATACCTAAGCCCAACGGAGGCGTACGCAAGCTCGGTATCCCGACCGTTGTCGACCGAACCCTTCAACAATCGATTGTCCAAGTCCTGACTCCCATCTTCGAGGCAGAGTTTCAAGAGAACAGCTACGGCTTCCGCCCCGGCAGGAGCTGTGAGCAAGCCGTTCAGAAGCTTTTGGAATACCTCAACGAGGGAGCGGAGTGGATAGTTGACATAGACTTGGAGAAGTTCTTCGACAATGTTCCACAAGACAAACTGATGAGTTATGTGGGTCGTGTGATCCATGACCCAGACACCGAAAGTCTGATACGCAAGTATCTGAAGTCGGGCGTAATGGAGAATGGTCTTTACGAAGCCACAGAACTCGGCACGCCCCAAGGTGGCAATTTGTCCCCCTTGTTGAGCAATGTGATGCTCAACGAGCTAGATAAGGAAATGGTCAGACGGGGGCTGCGCTATGTTCGATACGCAGACGACTGCGTCATAGCAGTAAGAAGCGAAGCAAGTGCCAAACGAGTGATGCACTCTGTCACCCAATGGATAGAGCGTGTCCTCGGGCTTAAGGTCAATGCCACCAAAACGCACGTCTGCCGACCGAGCAAACTTAAGTACCTCGGTTTTGGATTTTACAAATCCCCTCAGACCAAGCAGTGGACGGCAAGACCTCACGAGGACTCCGTAGCGAAGTTTGTCAGGAAGCTGAAGAAACTATGCAAACGCTCGTGGAGCATCTCCATGACTGCCCGTATCACAATGCTGAACAGAGTGATACGTGGATGGATAAACTACTTTGCCATTGGAGCTATGAAAGGCAAGATGGTAGGGATAGACGAACATCTGCGCACGATGCTACGTAAGGTGATATGGAAGCAATGGAAAACACCTCGAAAGCGAGCCTGGGGGCTACGCAAGCTTGGTATCTGCAACGACTTAGCCAAGCTCACCTCGTGCAGCGGAGACCGCTACGAATGGGTGGTGAGACGTACATGCGTGGTACGAGCAATATCGAAAGATGTGCTAGCCCGCAGAGGCCTCGTAAGCTGTTTGGACTACTATGCGATTAGACACTCTTTGAAAACGAATTAA
- the hemW gene encoding radical SAM family heme chaperone HemW, producing MWGLYLHIPFCPTRCIYCDFYSQSDLSLQSAFVEALCRELTIYCDRGLWATAPRTIYLGGGTPSSLPLPLLERLMQHIHSLWRLDKSIEITIEANPEDVSPEWARGVAQLGFNRISLGVQSLSDETLRFLQRRHSAAQAELAISYIREAGISNVSIDLIFALPKGYEQHWFESLAHALVLPVTHLSAYGLTYESGTRLDRMRESGAVTPSSEETYVKQYYALVAACRKAGFTHYELSNWALPGFASQHNSAYWDGTPYLGLGPSAHSYMARHRWWNLSDIHLYIERLQQDTLPIADEEWLSLTELSEECIMLGLRTSRGIDLRRPVLQGVPLMDRATPWLDQGLLTYTADDHLRLTHEGLIWCDRICTALC from the coding sequence ATGTGGGGGCTCTACCTGCATATCCCGTTTTGTCCCACACGGTGCATCTACTGTGACTTTTACTCGCAGAGCGACTTGTCGCTACAGAGTGCCTTTGTGGAGGCTCTCTGTCGTGAGTTAACGATCTACTGTGACCGAGGGCTGTGGGCTACAGCTCCTCGTACCATCTATCTCGGCGGAGGTACGCCTAGTAGCCTCCCGCTCCCGCTCCTAGAGCGACTCATGCAGCATATACACTCGCTTTGGAGACTAGATAAGTCGATCGAGATCACTATTGAGGCAAACCCCGAGGATGTGTCGCCAGAGTGGGCTAGGGGCGTAGCGCAGCTAGGCTTCAACCGCATCAGCCTAGGGGTGCAAAGCTTGAGCGATGAGACGCTACGCTTCTTACAGCGTCGCCACTCAGCTGCACAAGCCGAGCTGGCGATCAGCTATATACGCGAAGCAGGCATTAGCAATGTGAGCATCGATCTGATATTTGCGCTACCTAAGGGTTATGAGCAGCACTGGTTCGAGAGCTTGGCACATGCGTTAGTACTGCCCGTGACACACCTTTCTGCCTATGGTTTGACCTACGAAAGTGGCACACGCCTGGATCGTATGCGGGAGAGCGGAGCGGTGACCCCCTCGAGCGAAGAGACCTACGTGAAGCAGTACTATGCTCTAGTCGCAGCCTGTCGGAAGGCAGGCTTTACGCATTACGAATTGTCTAACTGGGCGCTCCCTGGCTTTGCTTCTCAGCACAATAGCGCTTATTGGGACGGTACGCCCTACCTAGGTTTAGGACCTAGCGCACATAGTTACATGGCGAGGCATCGCTGGTGGAATCTCTCCGACATACACCTATATATAGAGCGACTGCAGCAAGACACACTCCCGATCGCTGATGAGGAGTGGCTCTCACTGACTGAGCTATCCGAAGAGTGCATCATGCTGGGGCTACGTACTAGTCGTGGTATAGACCTCCGTAGGCCCGTGCTGCAGGGAGTCCCGCTTATGGATCGTGCCACGCCGTGGCTCGATCAGGGACTACTCACCTACACCGCCGATGATCACTTGCGTCTCACCCACGAAGGCCTGATCTGGTGTGACCGCATCTGTACGGCACTCTGCTAG
- a CDS encoding N-acetylmuramoyl-L-alanine amidase family protein yields MKSLVKLVLTILLATIACPLDMLAQQKTYTIVIDAGHGGHDAGACAFGRKEKDINLAVALLTRKYIEEAHPEIKVYMTRSTDVFVGLQQRANFANRKKADLFISIHTNSASSSKASGTETYVLGLRRANDNLEVSKRENRVILLEKDYKETYEGFDPNSTESYIIFEFMQNVHLATSIDVASEVQKSFVKLGRGNRSVRQGPFLVIRETAMPSILVELGFITNKAESDYLASQSGRKELARGIADGFSRYYEKFVRATSTQRRKQQETTESASDEESTAQQSSTTTSESGEYYRIQIASSRQPLKTSDPYFRNVSDVQREQCGKLYLYTAEQCSSLSEARQAQRRLAKRYPDCYIVRYRKGVRDKEIY; encoded by the coding sequence ATGAAGTCTCTAGTCAAACTTGTCCTCACTATACTTCTAGCTACAATAGCCTGTCCGCTGGACATGCTAGCACAGCAAAAAACGTATACGATCGTGATCGATGCTGGTCACGGCGGACATGATGCGGGAGCTTGTGCCTTCGGACGTAAGGAGAAGGATATCAATCTGGCGGTAGCGCTCTTGACTCGCAAATATATTGAGGAGGCACATCCTGAGATCAAGGTCTATATGACCCGATCTACCGATGTCTTCGTCGGGTTGCAGCAACGTGCTAACTTTGCTAATAGGAAGAAGGCTGACCTCTTCATCAGTATCCATACCAACTCGGCTTCGAGCTCCAAAGCCTCTGGCACAGAGACCTATGTGCTGGGTTTGCGCCGTGCTAATGATAATCTAGAGGTCTCTAAGCGTGAGAATCGGGTGATCCTCCTAGAGAAGGACTATAAGGAGACTTACGAGGGCTTTGATCCAAACAGCACGGAGAGCTACATCATCTTTGAGTTTATGCAAAACGTGCACCTTGCGACGAGTATCGATGTGGCCAGCGAAGTGCAGAAGTCCTTTGTCAAGCTGGGCCGAGGCAACCGTAGTGTGCGACAAGGTCCCTTCCTCGTGATACGAGAGACGGCTATGCCGAGTATCCTCGTGGAGCTAGGCTTCATCACAAACAAAGCTGAGTCCGACTACCTCGCTAGTCAGAGTGGTCGTAAGGAGCTGGCGAGAGGTATCGCAGACGGATTCTCTAGATACTATGAGAAGTTTGTACGAGCTACCAGCACCCAGCGACGGAAGCAGCAAGAGACCACCGAGTCAGCATCTGATGAAGAGTCTACAGCGCAGCAGAGTAGTACTACGACCTCAGAGAGTGGGGAGTATTACCGCATACAGATCGCCTCTTCTCGCCAACCGCTCAAGACGAGTGATCCTTACTTTCGCAATGTAAGCGATGTACAGCGTGAGCAGTGTGGCAAGCTTTACCTTTATACGGCTGAGCAGTGCAGCTCTCTCAGTGAGGCGCGTCAGGCTCAGCGACGACTAGCTAAGCGCTATCCAGACTGCTACATCGTACGCTACCGCAAGGGCGTAAGAGATAAAGAAATTTACTAA
- a CDS encoding flavodoxin, translating into MKNTGLYFGSSTGHVEGIADKVAQLLGIDAANVHNVADATPESALAYDLLIFGSSTWGYGDLQDDWEGFLPKLVKQDLSGKQFAVFGCGDSSSYPDTFCDAMAEIAEQVTAAGATLVGQIPAEGYSYEATRCEVDGQLIGCCLDEDNESDETDDRLDTWVQAIQKA; encoded by the coding sequence ATGAAGAATACCGGACTATACTTCGGCTCCTCTACGGGCCATGTCGAGGGCATCGCAGATAAGGTTGCCCAGTTACTAGGGATTGATGCAGCTAATGTACACAACGTAGCAGATGCTACCCCAGAGTCTGCCCTGGCGTACGATCTCCTCATCTTCGGCTCCTCTACTTGGGGCTATGGCGACCTACAAGACGATTGGGAGGGATTCCTCCCCAAGCTTGTTAAGCAAGATCTCTCGGGCAAGCAGTTTGCTGTCTTCGGCTGTGGTGACTCAAGCAGCTATCCAGACACCTTCTGCGATGCTATGGCCGAAATCGCTGAGCAGGTTACTGCTGCTGGAGCGACGCTCGTAGGGCAGATCCCTGCAGAAGGTTATAGCTACGAGGCTACGCGCTGTGAGGTGGACGGTCAGCTCATCGGCTGTTGTCTAGACGAAGACAACGAGAGTGACGAGACGGACGATCGTCTCGATACGTGGGTACAAGCTATCCAAAAGGCATAA
- a CDS encoding T9SS type A sorting domain-containing protein has product MNHSFISKLLAVGVVALSWVGGLVAQQSFGGVPAGFTASTTELRSAGATPVIRVLPEFNVQDFKTAHQWNKGQVQFKRLTIGRVLETSIDFSRQAQATELEYGKVIYRLRISSPGAQAMTLLYDDFFIPNDGGRLYIYTPDRSVLLGAYTYETHPKHGGFANEPLNGDEVIMEYEPGRTGAMPTLLVSGVGYIYDARVDNGTNKLRMLYPGEDESGDPIPQIGINCPEGAEWQTEKAGVCQLIMYDEEGIGLCSGNLMNNTNLDFRPFILSAAHCISLTTKQEVAQKYLDKWTFVFHYEKPTCSNGSVALNRGKSVVGCDVRTFLPFLGMSDGLLLEAHTQVPENYRVYYNGWDRWSVLPKTPAVGIHHPMGDAKKISIADGPIRIGQWDTGDGEAGAEKAHFEFQYTHGATEGGSSGSSLFSAEHLVVGTLTGGRTGGDDFYGRLKFHWDHFKKNDSIDCMDIYLDPKEGGSARKLEGTWRNGLKPLQPVSDFKVQVTNTEAHLSWTAIDKNTIPAEWKVFYRIYRNGAFITEVTENKYTESREVALGDKAREGSVVYGVQVRYDYGGKTLPDDGYNGGAAYTSGESDLIEQGAFWGNAVHTMPATAKASSNGVLVSWHDPANLQEVSLFGYPNKMEFITYKHPKAELKGRYTTPNRYNLTVRIASDRFVGEATPTLYAVRLVPDSLINVPDAKDAQRYTIILRNGTERNDKVGGIAGITYEQMFNVPQDWKPGEWVTVVLDKPFRINPMNDLFIGYGITNNDNAAGVVCVKNTNDALRPYVDAFLLSGQRSVPYPESKYKGSTVPEEYHAMRFVFAPSENVEKHNDFTCFAKGKVPVPFPKVKSYKLLKNGKVIAEGLTANEYQDATGNTTDSYTVEVVYEDGGAYAPVGVSEVERSLEPVAYPTQLDATAQLYVENSAEVLTLRVLTVDGTNVMQIDQPGRVVDLSTLPAGQYVVVMQTAAGTFTQYITK; this is encoded by the coding sequence ATGAATCATTCATTTATATCCAAACTACTAGCTGTGGGTGTCGTAGCCCTCTCTTGGGTTGGAGGGCTTGTAGCACAGCAGTCCTTTGGAGGCGTACCAGCTGGCTTCACAGCCTCCACGACAGAGCTTCGCTCGGCTGGAGCTACGCCTGTCATTCGTGTCCTCCCCGAGTTCAACGTCCAGGACTTCAAGACAGCACACCAGTGGAACAAGGGACAGGTACAGTTCAAGCGCCTTACCATCGGTCGTGTCTTAGAGACCTCTATCGACTTCTCTCGTCAGGCTCAGGCTACCGAGCTAGAGTATGGCAAGGTTATCTACCGCCTGCGTATCTCCTCTCCAGGAGCTCAGGCTATGACGCTCCTCTATGATGACTTCTTCATTCCTAATGATGGAGGTCGTCTCTACATCTATACCCCTGATCGCTCTGTACTCTTAGGAGCTTACACCTATGAGACCCATCCCAAGCATGGTGGCTTCGCTAATGAGCCTCTGAATGGTGATGAAGTAATTATGGAGTATGAGCCAGGACGTACAGGAGCAATGCCCACGCTACTAGTCTCTGGTGTTGGCTACATTTACGATGCTAGAGTAGACAACGGGACCAACAAGCTCCGTATGCTTTATCCAGGTGAGGATGAGAGTGGTGATCCGATCCCTCAGATCGGTATCAACTGCCCTGAGGGTGCTGAGTGGCAAACTGAAAAGGCTGGTGTCTGCCAGCTCATCATGTATGATGAGGAGGGCATCGGACTCTGCTCGGGTAACTTGATGAACAATACCAATCTAGACTTCAGACCCTTTATTCTCTCCGCTGCACACTGTATCTCTCTGACCACCAAGCAAGAGGTAGCGCAGAAGTATCTAGACAAGTGGACATTCGTCTTCCACTATGAGAAGCCCACTTGTAGCAATGGCTCTGTAGCGCTCAATCGAGGCAAGTCTGTCGTAGGTTGTGATGTACGTACGTTCCTTCCCTTCCTGGGTATGAGTGATGGTCTACTCCTCGAGGCACATACACAGGTACCTGAGAACTATCGTGTCTACTACAACGGTTGGGATCGCTGGTCTGTACTGCCCAAGACTCCTGCTGTAGGCATACATCACCCTATGGGAGATGCTAAGAAGATCTCTATCGCAGATGGTCCTATCAGAATAGGTCAGTGGGACACAGGCGATGGAGAGGCCGGAGCTGAGAAGGCTCACTTCGAGTTCCAATATACACATGGTGCTACTGAGGGTGGATCCTCTGGCTCTTCACTCTTTAGTGCCGAGCACCTAGTCGTCGGTACGCTGACTGGTGGTCGTACAGGGGGTGATGACTTCTACGGACGTCTCAAGTTCCACTGGGATCACTTTAAGAAGAATGATTCGATCGACTGTATGGACATCTACCTCGATCCTAAGGAAGGGGGTTCAGCTCGTAAGCTAGAGGGTACGTGGCGCAATGGCCTGAAGCCTCTGCAGCCTGTGTCCGACTTCAAGGTACAGGTGACCAATACGGAGGCTCACCTCTCTTGGACAGCTATTGACAAAAACACGATCCCTGCTGAGTGGAAGGTCTTCTATCGCATCTATCGCAATGGAGCCTTTATCACAGAGGTTACAGAGAATAAGTACACCGAGTCACGTGAGGTCGCTCTCGGAGACAAGGCTCGTGAGGGTTCTGTCGTCTATGGCGTACAGGTGCGCTACGACTACGGAGGTAAGACGCTACCCGATGATGGTTATAATGGGGGTGCCGCATATACTTCCGGCGAATCTGATCTCATCGAGCAGGGCGCTTTCTGGGGCAATGCCGTACACACGATGCCTGCTACCGCCAAGGCTAGTAGCAATGGTGTCCTCGTCTCTTGGCATGATCCGGCTAACCTACAGGAGGTCTCTCTCTTTGGTTACCCCAACAAGATGGAGTTCATTACTTACAAGCATCCTAAAGCTGAGCTAAAAGGTCGTTACACTACGCCAAACCGCTACAACCTGACGGTTCGTATCGCCAGTGATCGCTTTGTCGGTGAGGCTACTCCTACGCTCTATGCCGTACGTCTGGTACCTGACTCACTGATCAATGTCCCTGATGCTAAGGATGCTCAGCGCTACACGATCATCCTGCGCAATGGTACTGAGCGTAATGACAAGGTGGGTGGTATCGCTGGTATTACGTATGAGCAGATGTTCAACGTACCACAAGACTGGAAGCCCGGTGAGTGGGTTACGGTAGTCCTAGACAAGCCCTTCAGGATCAATCCTATGAATGATCTCTTCATCGGCTATGGTATCACCAACAATGACAACGCTGCAGGTGTCGTCTGTGTCAAGAACACCAACGACGCTTTACGTCCTTACGTGGACGCCTTCCTGCTTTCTGGTCAAAGGTCCGTGCCATACCCTGAGTCCAAGTACAAGGGCTCCACAGTGCCTGAGGAGTATCACGCTATGCGCTTCGTCTTCGCTCCCTCTGAGAATGTAGAGAAGCACAACGACTTCACTTGCTTTGCCAAGGGTAAGGTACCCGTACCATTCCCCAAGGTCAAGAGCTATAAGCTCCTCAAGAATGGTAAGGTCATCGCTGAGGGTCTCACTGCCAATGAGTATCAAGATGCTACGGGCAATACGACCGACAGCTACACCGTAGAGGTTGTCTACGAAGATGGTGGTGCTTATGCTCCTGTAGGAGTCAGCGAGGTAGAGCGTAGTCTCGAGCCTGTCGCTTATCCTACGCAGCTTGATGCTACGGCACAGCTATACGTAGAGAACAGTGCTGAGGTGCTGACGCTCCGTGTCCTAACCGTCGATGGTACTAACGTGATGCAGATTGACCAGCCAGGCCGCGTCGTAGATCTCTCTACACTACCTGCTGGTCAGTATGTTGTCGTGATGCAGACGGCAGCTGGTACTTTCACACAGTACATCACCAAGTAA
- a CDS encoding DUF2023 family protein, with translation MSTEWVMLSDKVYEFQKGIRPLFLCTVSREVAPLLMRRLERAGIAYHLEEISSVSPRVNLFFGKKLCIAIISEMVRGRSLTMLSPEEDFILGTLLGYDTCQQCERYQRRKQSMRQVAAS, from the coding sequence ATGTCGACCGAGTGGGTGATGCTGAGTGATAAGGTTTACGAGTTTCAGAAAGGGATACGACCTCTATTTCTCTGTACCGTAAGCAGAGAGGTAGCACCTCTTCTGATGAGACGCTTGGAGCGTGCTGGCATAGCTTACCATCTAGAGGAGATCTCTAGTGTGTCACCGCGTGTCAATCTCTTCTTTGGCAAGAAGCTATGTATCGCCATTATCTCTGAGATGGTGAGAGGACGATCCTTGACAATGCTTTCACCAGAGGAAGACTTTATCCTCGGTACCCTGCTCGGCTACGACACTTGTCAGCAATGTGAGCGCTATCAGCGACGTAAGCAAAGCATGAGACAGGTAGCCGCTAGCTAA